The following coding sequences lie in one Paracidovorax avenae genomic window:
- a CDS encoding DEAD/DEAH box helicase has product MTDTLQVQGAFAPADTSFVAETEAMAPVALATDTAADAAAPQAPAAPNGFVELGLAPELVQAVADLGYTQPTGVQERAIPLAMGAGDDAGKFIDLMVSSQTGSGKTAAFLLPVLHTLIGQQAAAQAAARAEYEAAAAEAAARGEPAPKRAKRKDPTNPRHFKAATPGALILCPTRELAQQVAHDAIELVRHCRGLRVANVVGGIPYQLQIAKLQNADLVVATPGRLLDLQRSMQLKLDQVQFLVVDEADRMLDLGFSDDLAEINELTSQRKQTMMFSATFAPRIQQLAMRVMHDGGASVKKVQIDSPQEKHANIKQVLFWADNAQHKRKMLDHWLRDTSINQAVVFASTQVECDGLANDLQQDGFSAVALHGALSQGLRNRRLMALRNGQVQILVATDVAARGIDVPTITHVFNFGLPMKAEDYTHRIGRTGRAGRDGLAVTFAEFRDRRKIFDIEGYSKQPFKAEVIPGLEPQQRPPQARSEFGGRGRDGGGFRDRRPAGGGRGGFGDRHGRGRDDSRGFAPRDDQRGFAPREDQRGFAPRDDQRGFAPRDDQRGFGPRRDGEGYGRKQGFGEPARGGFGGSRGEGGGRGGDFAPRKPAFAKPGAAGGKPSFAPHDARKRPARPAR; this is encoded by the coding sequence ATGACCGACACTTTGCAAGTGCAGGGCGCTTTCGCGCCTGCAGATACCTCTTTCGTGGCCGAAACCGAAGCCATGGCACCCGTGGCCCTGGCCACGGACACTGCTGCTGACGCCGCTGCGCCCCAGGCCCCGGCAGCCCCCAACGGCTTCGTCGAACTGGGCCTCGCCCCCGAACTCGTGCAGGCCGTGGCCGACCTGGGCTACACCCAGCCCACGGGCGTACAGGAACGCGCCATTCCGCTGGCCATGGGGGCCGGTGACGACGCCGGCAAGTTCATCGACCTGATGGTCTCCAGCCAGACCGGCAGCGGCAAGACGGCGGCGTTCCTGCTGCCCGTGCTGCATACGCTGATCGGCCAGCAGGCCGCGGCCCAGGCGGCCGCCCGTGCCGAATACGAGGCGGCTGCGGCCGAGGCCGCGGCCCGCGGCGAGCCCGCTCCCAAGCGCGCCAAGCGCAAGGACCCGACCAATCCGCGCCACTTCAAGGCGGCCACCCCCGGCGCCCTGATCCTGTGCCCCACCCGCGAACTCGCCCAGCAGGTGGCCCACGACGCGATCGAGCTCGTGCGCCATTGCCGCGGCCTGCGCGTGGCGAACGTGGTGGGCGGCATCCCCTACCAGCTGCAGATCGCCAAGCTGCAGAACGCCGACCTCGTGGTGGCGACGCCCGGCCGCCTGCTGGACCTGCAGCGCTCGATGCAGCTCAAGCTCGACCAGGTGCAGTTCCTGGTGGTGGACGAGGCCGACCGCATGCTGGATCTCGGCTTCTCCGACGACCTTGCCGAGATCAATGAACTCACCAGCCAGCGCAAGCAGACGATGATGTTCAGCGCGACCTTCGCGCCCCGCATCCAGCAGCTGGCGATGCGCGTCATGCACGACGGCGGCGCCTCGGTGAAGAAGGTGCAGATCGACTCCCCGCAGGAGAAGCACGCCAACATCAAGCAGGTGCTGTTCTGGGCCGACAACGCGCAGCACAAGCGCAAGATGCTGGACCACTGGCTGCGCGACACCTCCATCAACCAGGCGGTGGTGTTCGCCAGCACGCAGGTGGAGTGCGATGGCTTGGCCAACGACCTGCAGCAGGACGGCTTTTCCGCCGTGGCGCTGCACGGTGCCCTCAGCCAGGGCCTGCGCAACCGGCGCCTGATGGCGCTGCGCAATGGACAGGTGCAGATCCTCGTGGCCACCGACGTGGCGGCCCGCGGCATCGATGTGCCGACCATTACCCACGTGTTCAACTTCGGCCTGCCGATGAAGGCCGAGGATTACACCCACCGCATCGGCCGCACGGGCCGCGCGGGCCGCGACGGCCTGGCGGTGACGTTCGCGGAATTCCGCGATCGCCGCAAGATCTTCGACATCGAGGGCTACAGCAAGCAGCCGTTCAAGGCCGAAGTGATTCCGGGGCTGGAGCCCCAGCAGCGTCCTCCGCAGGCGCGCTCCGAGTTCGGCGGCCGCGGCCGTGACGGTGGCGGCTTCCGCGACCGCCGTCCCGCAGGTGGCGGCCGGGGTGGGTTCGGCGACCGCCATGGCCGGGGCCGCGATGACAGCCGGGGCTTCGCTCCCCGGGACGATCAGCGCGGTTTCGCACCCCGCGAGGATCAGCGGGGCTTCGCTCCGCGCGATGACCAGCGTGGTTTCGCACCCCGTGACGACCAGCGTGGCTTCGGTCCGCGCCGCGACGGCGAGGGCTATGGCCGCAAGCAGGGCTTCGGCGAGCCGGCGCGTGGCGGCTTCGGCGGCAGCCGCGGCGAGGGCGGTGGCCGGGGCGGGGATTTCGCTCCCCGCAAGCCGGCTTTCGCCAAACCCGGGGCGGCTGGCGGCAAGCCGTCGTTCGCGCCGCACGATGCGCGCAAGCGCCCGGCGCGTCCGGCGCGCTGA
- a CDS encoding CobD/CbiB family protein produces MSFFAILMALLIEQARPLARSNPIHAGVRAWALSVSRNFDAGKPHHGWVAWTLAVCVPSLAVLGVHWLLMVAIGWPAAVVWSIAVLYLTLGFRQFSHHFTNIRDALEERDEDAARARLAAWQQVDVGLLPRSEIVRHVIEYSVIAAHRHVFGVLAWFSILAALGLGPAGAVFYRLAEFVSRYWKAGGRGASLVHPGSEPLQRASAQAWTVVDWLPARLTALSFAVVGSFEEAIDGWRFHAQHFPNDNDGVILAATAGAINVRLGGEALQARQDALGEGVLPPEPGPAGGDSTPGREPEVAHLRGVVGLVWRSVAVWMLLLALLTLARLLG; encoded by the coding sequence ATGAGCTTCTTTGCCATCCTCATGGCGTTGCTGATCGAGCAGGCCCGCCCGCTGGCCCGCAGCAACCCGATCCATGCCGGCGTGCGCGCGTGGGCGCTGTCCGTGAGCCGCAATTTCGATGCGGGCAAGCCGCACCATGGCTGGGTGGCATGGACCCTCGCGGTGTGCGTGCCGTCGCTGGCCGTGCTGGGGGTGCACTGGCTGCTGATGGTGGCCATCGGCTGGCCGGCCGCCGTGGTGTGGAGCATCGCCGTGCTCTATCTCACGCTCGGCTTCCGGCAGTTCAGCCACCATTTCACGAACATCCGGGATGCGCTGGAAGAGCGCGACGAGGACGCCGCCCGGGCCCGCCTGGCCGCCTGGCAGCAGGTGGACGTGGGCCTGCTGCCGCGCAGCGAGATCGTGCGGCACGTGATCGAGTATTCCGTGATCGCGGCGCACCGCCACGTCTTCGGGGTGCTGGCCTGGTTCTCCATCCTGGCGGCGCTGGGCCTGGGCCCCGCGGGCGCGGTGTTCTACCGGCTCGCGGAATTCGTGTCCCGCTACTGGAAGGCAGGTGGACGCGGCGCCAGCCTCGTGCATCCCGGCAGCGAGCCGCTGCAGCGTGCATCCGCCCAGGCCTGGACGGTGGTGGACTGGCTGCCCGCACGCCTCACGGCCCTCAGCTTCGCCGTGGTGGGCAGCTTCGAGGAAGCCATCGACGGCTGGCGCTTCCATGCGCAGCATTTTCCCAATGACAACGACGGCGTGATCCTGGCGGCCACCGCCGGCGCCATCAATGTGCGCCTCGGCGGCGAAGCCCTGCAGGCACGGCAGGACGCGCTGGGCGAGGGCGTGCTGCCGCCCGAGCCCGGGCCGGCCGGCGGCGACAGCACCCCGGGCAGGGAGCCCGAGGTGGCCCACCTGCGCGGCGTCGTGGGCCTGGTGTGGCGGTCTGTCGCGGTGTGGATGCTGTTGCTCGCCCTGCTCACCCTGGCCCGCCTGCTCGGCTGA
- a CDS encoding M48 family metallopeptidase, which translates to MPPAPDTAFYFTTPAGLLTASFALLLAAGLLVRFWLASRQIRHVARHRNTVPEPFAGRIPLAAHQKAADYTIAKARLGLLEAALGAAVLLGWTLLGGLNALNQALLSVLDGGMVQQIALLAAFALVSGLIDLPLAAYQTFVLEERFGFNKTTPRLWLKDLAQSTLMGAVIGLPLAALILWLMGAAGALWWLWAWGAWVAFSLALMVIYPLFIAPLFNRFQPLEDESLKARVTSLMQRCGFAAKGLFVMDGSRRSAHANAYFTGFGAAKRVVFYDTLLRQLGPDEVEAVLAHELGHFKHRHIAKRMAGVFAMALLGFALLGWLSGQTWFYEGLGVQPAALLPGQPAGSAANDALALLLFLLATPVLTFFVSPVFAQLSRRDEFEADAYAMAQAEGSALASALLKLYEDNASTLTPDPVYAGFYYSHPPASERLARMPLPQPST; encoded by the coding sequence ATGCCTCCCGCACCCGATACCGCCTTCTACTTCACCACGCCCGCCGGCCTGCTGACCGCGTCCTTCGCCCTGCTGCTGGCCGCCGGCCTGCTGGTGCGCTTCTGGCTGGCGTCCCGGCAGATCCGGCACGTCGCGCGCCACCGCAATACCGTCCCGGAGCCGTTCGCCGGGCGCATCCCCCTCGCCGCCCACCAGAAAGCCGCGGATTACACCATCGCCAAGGCCCGCCTGGGCCTGCTGGAAGCCGCCCTGGGCGCTGCCGTGCTGCTGGGCTGGACGCTGCTGGGCGGACTGAACGCGCTCAACCAGGCGCTGCTGTCCGTGCTGGACGGCGGCATGGTGCAGCAGATCGCATTGCTGGCGGCGTTCGCGCTGGTGAGCGGGCTCATCGACCTGCCCCTCGCGGCCTACCAGACCTTCGTGCTCGAAGAGCGCTTCGGCTTCAACAAGACCACGCCGCGCCTCTGGCTGAAGGACCTGGCGCAGTCCACGCTGATGGGCGCCGTGATCGGGCTGCCGCTGGCCGCGCTGATCCTCTGGCTCATGGGGGCCGCGGGCGCCCTGTGGTGGCTCTGGGCCTGGGGCGCCTGGGTGGCTTTCAGCCTGGCGCTGATGGTGATCTATCCGCTGTTCATCGCACCGCTCTTCAACCGCTTCCAGCCGCTGGAGGACGAATCCCTCAAGGCCCGCGTCACGTCGCTCATGCAGCGCTGCGGCTTCGCGGCCAAGGGACTGTTCGTGATGGACGGCAGCCGGCGCAGCGCCCATGCCAACGCGTACTTCACGGGCTTCGGGGCCGCGAAGCGGGTGGTGTTCTACGACACCCTGCTGCGCCAGCTCGGGCCGGACGAGGTCGAGGCCGTGCTCGCGCACGAACTCGGCCACTTCAAGCACCGCCACATCGCCAAGCGCATGGCAGGCGTGTTCGCGATGGCGCTGCTCGGTTTCGCGCTGCTGGGCTGGCTCTCGGGGCAGACCTGGTTCTACGAAGGCCTGGGCGTGCAGCCCGCCGCCCTGCTGCCGGGCCAGCCGGCAGGCTCGGCTGCCAACGACGCGCTGGCGCTGCTGCTGTTCCTGCTGGCCACGCCCGTGCTGACCTTCTTCGTCTCCCCGGTTTTCGCCCAGTTGTCGCGCCGCGACGAATTCGAGGCGGATGCCTATGCCATGGCGCAGGCCGAAGGCAGCGCCCTCGCCTCCGCATTGCTCAAGCTCTACGAGGACAACGCCTCCACGCTCACGCCGGACCCGGTGTACGCGGGGTTCTACTACTCCCACCCGCCGGCCAGCGAACGGCTGGCCCGCATGCCCCTTCCCCAGCCATCGACATGA
- the orn gene encoding oligoribonuclease has translation MSDTASVSVPPVLPKSDLNFVWLDCEMTGLDPEKDRLLEIAVVVTGPELEPRVEGPVFVIHQSDALLDGMDAWNKGTHGRSGLIEKVRASTVTEAEAEQAILEFLARYVRKGVAPMCGNSIGQDRRFLVRYMPKLEAFFHYRNVDVSTLKELSRRWKPEVYASFKKAQKHTALADVHESIEELAHYRKHLLVP, from the coding sequence ATGTCCGATACCGCATCCGTCTCCGTCCCTCCCGTCCTTCCCAAATCCGACCTGAACTTCGTCTGGCTCGACTGCGAGATGACGGGGCTCGATCCCGAGAAGGATCGCCTGCTGGAGATCGCCGTCGTGGTCACCGGCCCGGAACTGGAGCCGCGGGTGGAGGGGCCGGTGTTCGTCATCCACCAGTCCGACGCCTTGCTCGATGGCATGGACGCCTGGAACAAGGGCACGCACGGACGCAGCGGTCTCATCGAGAAGGTGCGGGCCTCCACGGTCACGGAAGCCGAAGCCGAGCAGGCCATCCTGGAGTTTCTCGCGCGCTACGTGCGCAAGGGCGTGGCACCCATGTGCGGCAACAGCATCGGCCAGGACCGGCGTTTCCTGGTGCGCTACATGCCGAAGCTGGAAGCGTTCTTCCATTACCGCAACGTGGACGTGAGCACCCTCAAGGAACTGTCCCGGCGCTGGAAGCCCGAGGTGTACGCCAGCTTCAAGAAGGCGCAGAAGCACACCGCGCTCGCCGATGTGCACGAATCCATCGAGGAACTGGCGCACTACCGCAAGCACCTGCTGGTGCCCTGA
- the rsgA gene encoding ribosome small subunit-dependent GTPase A: MAERSAPLEGLVVASHGRHCLVESPDGSRRICHPRGKKSQAVVGDRVLWQAPPPGQGDEGTIEKVLERRNLFYRQDEIRTKSFAANLDQVLILIAAEPVFSESQLARALIAAEAERIAPVIALNKSDLVEPFERAWARLWPYRHMCGDGAGRHHYQVLPLSLTHSAEVDHAALREQLQGKTTLVLGPSGSGKSTLINLLVPHASAVTGEISQALNSGRHTTTTTTWYWVDPQDRTTALIDSPGFQEFGLHHIGAADLARLMPDIGHHAGECRFYNCTHLHEPGCAVMAHVDEPDASPVPGSGRIGANRYQIYRQLYEELSAHRHW, from the coding sequence ATGGCTGAGCGCTCGGCCCCCCTCGAAGGCCTGGTCGTCGCCAGCCACGGCCGCCACTGCCTGGTCGAAAGCCCCGACGGCTCGCGGCGCATCTGCCATCCGCGCGGCAAGAAGAGCCAGGCGGTCGTCGGCGACCGCGTGCTCTGGCAGGCCCCGCCCCCCGGCCAGGGCGACGAAGGCACGATCGAGAAAGTGCTGGAGCGCCGCAACCTGTTCTACCGGCAGGACGAGATCCGCACCAAATCGTTCGCCGCCAACCTGGACCAGGTGCTGATCCTCATCGCCGCCGAGCCGGTGTTCTCCGAAAGCCAGCTCGCGCGGGCGCTGATCGCGGCGGAAGCAGAACGCATCGCCCCGGTCATCGCCCTCAACAAGAGCGACCTGGTCGAGCCCTTCGAGCGGGCCTGGGCGCGGCTCTGGCCGTACCGGCACATGTGTGGCGACGGCGCCGGGCGGCACCACTACCAGGTGCTGCCGCTCTCGCTCACCCACTCGGCGGAGGTGGACCATGCAGCGCTGCGCGAGCAACTGCAGGGCAAGACCACGCTGGTGCTCGGCCCCTCCGGATCGGGCAAGAGCACGCTCATCAACCTGCTGGTGCCGCATGCGTCGGCGGTGACGGGAGAAATATCCCAGGCGCTCAATTCAGGCAGGCACACCACCACCACCACCACGTGGTACTGGGTGGACCCGCAGGATCGCACCACGGCCCTCATCGACTCCCCGGGCTTCCAGGAATTCGGACTGCACCACATCGGTGCCGCGGACCTGGCCCGGCTCATGCCGGACATCGGCCACCACGCGGGCGAGTGCCGCTTCTACAACTGCACCCATCTGCACGAGCCCGGCTGCGCCGTCATGGCACACGTGGACGAGCCCGATGCCTCGCCGGTTCCGGGTTCGGGCCGCATCGGCGCGAACCGCTACCAGATCTACCGCCAGCTGTACGAGGAACTGAGCGCGCACCGCCACTGGTGA
- a CDS encoding 4a-hydroxytetrahydrobiopterin dehydratase, which produces MTSSSMLTKKDWSAHARRALSPTEIVARLADLQGWALSGDGAAVAIEKTYRFANYYETISFVNAVAFIANAQDHHPDLSVHYDRCVVRLNTHDVKGISTTDLECAARFDALLAASE; this is translated from the coding sequence ATGACCTCTTCCTCCATGCTCACCAAGAAAGACTGGTCCGCCCACGCACGCCGTGCGCTCAGCCCCACCGAAATCGTCGCGCGCCTGGCGGACCTGCAGGGCTGGGCCCTGAGCGGCGACGGCGCCGCGGTCGCGATCGAGAAGACCTACCGCTTCGCGAATTACTACGAGACCATCTCGTTCGTGAACGCCGTCGCCTTCATCGCGAATGCGCAGGACCACCACCCGGACCTGTCCGTGCATTACGACCGCTGCGTGGTCCGCCTCAACACCCACGACGTGAAGGGCATCTCCACCACCGACCTCGAATGCGCCGCGCGCTTCGACGCGCTGCTGGCGGCCTCCGAATGA